The Marinobacter subterrani genome has a segment encoding these proteins:
- a CDS encoding carbohydrate ABC transporter permease, which yields MEHIQRQPARMARSHSRFLDALQRWLPKLVVAPTFVLVGVGIYAFMIWTGILSFTSSSFLPVYEFIGFDQYAKLMTNDRWLTASINLGIFGGLFILSCLVIGVFLAIFLDQRIRQEGAIRTIYLYPMALSMIVTGTVWKWILNPSLGLEKLMHDWGWTSFSFDWLVESDMAIYTIVMAAVWQASGFVMALFLAGLRGVDSSIIRAARVDGASLPLIYGKIILPSLRPVFFSALMVLAHIAIKSFDLVMAMTAGGPGYSTDLPAVFMYTHTFTRGQMGLGSASAMLMLGAILALLVPYLYSELREKRHD from the coding sequence ATGGAACACATTCAACGCCAACCTGCCCGGATGGCCCGGTCGCACTCGCGTTTTCTCGACGCGTTGCAGCGCTGGCTGCCGAAGCTGGTTGTTGCTCCGACCTTCGTGCTGGTCGGTGTCGGTATCTACGCCTTCATGATCTGGACTGGCATCCTGTCGTTCACCAGTTCCAGCTTTCTGCCGGTGTATGAATTCATCGGTTTTGACCAGTACGCCAAGCTGATGACCAACGATCGCTGGCTCACCGCCTCGATTAACCTGGGCATCTTTGGCGGCCTGTTTATCCTGAGCTGCCTGGTGATCGGTGTGTTTCTGGCGATATTCCTGGACCAGAGAATCCGCCAGGAAGGTGCCATCCGCACCATCTACCTCTACCCCATGGCGCTGTCCATGATTGTGACCGGTACCGTGTGGAAGTGGATTCTCAACCCCAGCCTGGGATTGGAGAAGCTGATGCACGACTGGGGCTGGACCTCATTCAGTTTCGACTGGCTGGTGGAGTCCGACATGGCCATCTACACCATTGTCATGGCGGCGGTCTGGCAGGCTTCTGGATTCGTTATGGCCCTTTTCCTGGCCGGACTTCGGGGTGTGGATTCCTCCATTATCCGCGCAGCCCGAGTGGATGGCGCCAGCCTGCCGCTGATCTACGGCAAGATCATTCTGCCGTCCCTGCGACCGGTATTTTTCAGCGCGCTGATGGTACTGGCCCACATCGCCATCAAGAGTTTTGATCTGGTGATGGCCATGACCGCCGGTGGCCCGGGCTATTCCACCGACCTGCCAGCGGTATTCATGTACACCCATACCTTTACCCGGGGCCAGATGGGCCTTGGCTCCGCCAGCGCCATGCTCATGCTGGGCGCCATCCTCGCTCTGCTGGTGCCTTATCTGTATTCCGAACTGAGGGAGAAGCGCCATGACTGA
- a CDS encoding ABC transporter substrate-binding protein, giving the protein MNILKKTLTAAAISAALLPATAVQAGEVEVLHWWTAGGEARAAAALKEMMEEQGHTWKDFAVAGGGGEAAMTVLKTRAVSGNPPAAAQIKGLDIQEWAKLGFLTSLDDVAEANNWDQLIPPVIADVMKYEGSYVAVPVNVHRVNWLWANPDVLEKAGVKVPTTLDEFYKAAEKLEAAGVIPLAHGGQPWQDATVFEAVALAVMGPEDYARAFVEHDMEVINSPMMEKVFSEFAKVMSYVDDNAAGRDWNTATAMVIRGDAAMQIMGDWAKGEFTAAGLTPGEDYICAPAPGTAGEFTFNVDSFAMFSLDDDENTEAQKDLARTILEPEFQTVFNKAKGSIPVRTDMDMSNFDACAQASMDAFKSSAKNGGLVPSFAHGLATTSYIQGQIFDVVTNFVNTDDKDPARATDQLAAAIKAAM; this is encoded by the coding sequence ATGAATATCCTGAAGAAAACCCTGACTGCCGCAGCCATCTCGGCTGCCCTGTTGCCGGCCACTGCTGTCCAGGCTGGTGAAGTGGAAGTGCTGCATTGGTGGACCGCCGGCGGTGAAGCCCGCGCCGCGGCCGCCCTGAAGGAAATGATGGAAGAACAGGGCCACACCTGGAAAGACTTTGCCGTGGCCGGCGGTGGCGGTGAGGCCGCCATGACCGTGCTCAAGACCCGTGCCGTTTCCGGTAATCCGCCCGCCGCTGCCCAGATCAAGGGCCTGGATATCCAGGAGTGGGCCAAGCTGGGTTTTCTCACCAGCCTGGATGATGTCGCCGAGGCCAACAACTGGGACCAGTTGATCCCGCCGGTCATTGCCGATGTCATGAAATACGAGGGTAGCTATGTGGCGGTGCCGGTCAACGTGCACCGGGTGAACTGGCTGTGGGCCAACCCGGATGTGCTGGAAAAGGCCGGCGTCAAGGTGCCCACGACGCTCGATGAATTCTACAAGGCTGCCGAAAAACTGGAGGCCGCCGGGGTAATTCCCCTGGCTCATGGTGGCCAGCCCTGGCAGGACGCCACCGTATTTGAAGCCGTGGCTCTGGCCGTTATGGGGCCGGAGGACTACGCCAGAGCCTTTGTGGAGCATGACATGGAGGTGATCAACAGCCCGATGATGGAAAAGGTGTTCTCCGAGTTTGCCAAGGTGATGAGCTACGTCGACGACAACGCTGCCGGCCGGGACTGGAATACCGCCACTGCCATGGTGATCCGGGGTGACGCGGCCATGCAGATCATGGGTGACTGGGCCAAGGGCGAGTTCACTGCCGCCGGCCTGACGCCGGGCGAGGACTACATCTGCGCGCCGGCACCGGGCACCGCCGGTGAGTTCACCTTCAACGTGGACTCCTTTGCCATGTTCAGCCTGGACGACGACGAGAACACCGAAGCGCAGAAGGACCTGGCCCGCACCATCCTGGAGCCGGAGTTCCAGACGGTGTTCAACAAGGCCAAGGGCTCCATCCCGGTGCGCACCGACATGGATATGTCGAACTTTGATGCCTGTGCCCAGGCCTCCATGGATGCTTTCAAGAGCAGTGCCAAAAATGGCGGGCTGGTGCCGAGCTTTGCTCACGGCCTGGCGACCACCAGCTATATCCAGGGCCAGATCTTTGACGTTGTCACCAACTTCGTGAACACCGACGACAAGGATCCCGCCCGGGCAACCGATCAGCTGGCAGCCGCGATCAAGGCCGCCATGTGA
- a CDS encoding carbohydrate porin, translated as MFNTTYGTTSVKTISKGHLLAVAVSLVSLGLMAGQAQAQDQNQEAQSVEERLAALEARLADVEPKANGLEGFSFNTYARSGLLLGGDLQSVPGGPYLTPAGSVGGPVGRLGNEPDTYLEAILNYKQVAENGTQSHYRLMIADSTTSSNDWTAGDGALNVRQAYVEFSNLASFSGIFEDSSIWAGKRFDRDLNFDIHWLDSDIIFLGGLGAGIYDVRFSDNVKSNFSLYGRSFIDFPADTDFVPSGSYSTDNLILTADNYFGNWQWTLSGMKAQDNDQRLVNGTNTSAAETGIHTMLAYHGDSFFGMADGTFKVAVLHGQGLGAETKNLGADGNLNEDASSTRVAAYGTTYLTDTWRFAPAIMAETSTDRYLEGDEYQWLTFNARLANEITANFEMQYEASWQTMDLKTMGYDGRNAVDGDYSRFTIAPTFKPQVGGFWNRPEIRVFASYSTWDDKLESYAAGDPLGADSDFESAQWTFGTQMEIWF; from the coding sequence ATGTTCAACACTACGTATGGCACCACGTCTGTAAAAACCATCTCCAAAGGGCATCTGCTTGCCGTTGCCGTCAGCCTGGTTTCGCTGGGACTGATGGCGGGACAGGCCCAGGCCCAGGATCAAAACCAGGAAGCTCAGAGTGTTGAGGAACGTCTGGCAGCCCTTGAAGCCAGGCTGGCCGACGTTGAGCCAAAGGCCAACGGCCTGGAAGGCTTTTCCTTCAACACCTACGCCCGCTCCGGACTGCTGCTCGGCGGTGACCTGCAGAGCGTGCCGGGTGGTCCCTACCTGACGCCGGCCGGTTCGGTGGGAGGCCCGGTGGGCCGCCTTGGTAACGAGCCGGACACCTATCTAGAGGCCATCCTGAACTACAAACAGGTGGCGGAGAATGGGACTCAATCCCACTACCGCCTGATGATTGCCGATTCCACCACGTCCTCGAACGACTGGACCGCCGGTGATGGCGCCCTGAATGTGCGCCAGGCCTATGTCGAGTTCAGCAATCTGGCCAGTTTCTCTGGCATCTTCGAGGACTCGTCAATCTGGGCCGGCAAACGCTTTGACCGGGATCTCAACTTCGACATCCACTGGCTGGACAGCGATATCATCTTTCTCGGTGGCCTGGGTGCCGGGATCTACGACGTCAGGTTCAGCGACAATGTGAAATCCAACTTCTCCCTGTATGGCCGCAGTTTTATAGATTTTCCGGCGGATACCGACTTTGTGCCCTCCGGGAGCTACAGCACCGATAACCTGATCCTGACCGCCGACAACTACTTCGGCAACTGGCAGTGGACCCTCAGTGGCATGAAAGCCCAGGACAATGACCAGCGTCTGGTGAATGGCACCAATACGTCGGCCGCCGAAACCGGTATTCACACCATGCTCGCCTACCATGGCGACAGCTTCTTCGGCATGGCTGACGGCACCTTCAAGGTGGCCGTGCTGCACGGGCAGGGCCTCGGTGCCGAGACCAAGAACCTCGGCGCCGACGGCAACCTGAATGAAGACGCGAGCAGCACCCGGGTCGCCGCCTATGGCACCACCTATCTGACGGACACCTGGCGCTTTGCCCCGGCCATCATGGCGGAAACCAGCACCGACCGTTACCTCGAGGGAGACGAGTATCAGTGGCTGACCTTCAACGCCCGGCTGGCCAACGAGATTACCGCCAATTTCGAGATGCAGTATGAGGCGTCCTGGCAGACCATGGATCTCAAGACCATGGGCTACGATGGCCGCAACGCCGTCGATGGTGACTACAGCCGTTTCACCATCGCGCCGACTTTCAAACCCCAGGTGGGTGGCTTCTGGAACCGCCCGGAGATCCGGGTGTTCGCCAGCTACTCCACCTGGGACGACAAGCTTGAAAGCTACGCAGCCGGCGATCCGTTGGGTGCCGACAGTGATTTCGAGAGCGCCCAGTGGACCTTCGGTACTCAAATGGAAATCTGGTTCTGA
- a CDS encoding ATP-binding protein, whose translation MASAQVISSVAWIATFRAQQVQGLVATTRNLAQSAAATAQFFNSLPQEYRHIVLDQLRDMGGTRFFVSLNDNLIKMTSLPDTERKRLVTEVVESELRKRLGNQINLHVEFVHPDNVRILNTELPLDALPPSWAHYALTLEPLNPPVLVTQIEVTESEWLYLAAALPAPYVSLEDEGIPGQQILFLVVMIAILFPVLAWLIRQQTRPLRKLAKAARDLPLDDSQPPLAEQGSAEILAVTRSFNTMRRRLQSYISDRNQMFRAISHDLKTPITRLRLRVDLIDDDVMRERLEADLQELELLAKNALQSMKDTDIHENAEPVDVERMLKGMAEAYQGEASGRVTVQGHCRPYRGKPLALKRCFGNLVDNAVKYGHKALVRLEDGPGRLAIHVQDEGPGVSEDQLARIFEPYYRLDDNQRQGFGLGLGIARNIAQSHGGELEISNRPEGGLHVTLTLPRH comes from the coding sequence ATGGCCAGTGCCCAGGTCATTTCCAGTGTCGCCTGGATCGCCACCTTCAGGGCGCAACAGGTGCAGGGGCTTGTTGCTACCACCCGTAACCTGGCCCAGTCGGCAGCGGCAACGGCGCAGTTCTTCAACTCACTGCCCCAGGAATACCGGCACATTGTGCTGGACCAGCTCCGCGACATGGGTGGCACCCGGTTTTTTGTCTCGCTCAATGACAATCTGATCAAGATGACCTCATTACCTGATACCGAGCGCAAACGGCTGGTGACTGAGGTCGTGGAGTCGGAGTTGCGCAAGCGCCTTGGCAACCAGATCAATCTGCACGTCGAGTTCGTGCACCCTGATAATGTCCGCATCCTGAATACCGAGTTGCCGCTGGATGCCCTGCCGCCCTCCTGGGCCCATTATGCCCTGACGCTGGAGCCGCTGAATCCGCCGGTTCTGGTTACCCAGATCGAAGTGACGGAGAGCGAATGGCTGTACCTGGCGGCCGCGCTTCCGGCGCCCTATGTATCGCTCGAGGACGAGGGGATACCGGGGCAGCAGATCCTGTTCCTGGTGGTGATGATCGCCATTCTGTTCCCCGTACTTGCCTGGCTGATACGGCAACAGACGCGGCCCTTGCGCAAACTGGCCAAAGCCGCCCGCGACCTGCCGCTGGATGACAGCCAGCCTCCATTGGCGGAGCAGGGCAGTGCGGAAATCCTGGCGGTTACTCGCAGCTTCAATACCATGCGGCGGCGGCTGCAGAGTTACATCAGCGACCGGAATCAGATGTTCCGGGCCATTTCCCATGATCTCAAAACCCCGATTACCCGGCTGCGGTTGCGGGTGGATCTGATCGACGACGACGTGATGCGTGAGCGGCTTGAGGCGGACCTCCAGGAACTGGAGCTGCTGGCCAAAAACGCCCTGCAGTCGATGAAGGATACCGACATACACGAGAATGCCGAGCCCGTGGATGTGGAGCGCATGCTCAAAGGCATGGCGGAAGCCTATCAGGGAGAGGCCTCGGGTCGTGTCACGGTGCAGGGCCACTGCCGGCCCTACCGGGGCAAGCCGTTGGCCCTGAAGCGGTGTTTCGGCAACCTGGTGGATAACGCCGTCAAGTATGGACACAAGGCGCTGGTTCGCCTTGAAGACGGGCCGGGCCGGCTGGCCATCCATGTGCAAGACGAGGGCCCGGGGGTCTCCGAAGACCAGCTTGCACGCATCTTCGAGCCCTACTACCGGCTGGATGACAACCAGCGCCAGGGCTTTGGCCTGGGCCTGGGCATCGCCCGGAACATTGCCCAGAGCCATGGCGGCGAGCTGGAGATCAGCAATCGGCCCGAGGGTGGCCTGCACGTAACGCTCACGCTGCCCCGCCACTGA
- a CDS encoding response regulator, translated as MTDAKSSLLVVDDDAAIRELLQEHLSRVGYDVRTAAEGDAMRRQLEAGPVDLIVLDVMMPGDDGFTLCREIREHSRVPIIMLTASSDETDRVVGLELGADDYLAKPFSARELQARVKALLRRARFAVAGNPRFVLFDRWRLDTLAHELLNDTGERTPLSGADFALLQLFLAHPNEVLDRDTISGVTRGRESMPLDRVVDVAVSRLRQRLGDQGRDPKLIKTVRGSGYLLAATVTHAPE; from the coding sequence ATGACAGATGCAAAATCCTCCCTGCTGGTCGTTGACGACGACGCTGCCATCCGCGAATTGTTGCAGGAGCACCTGTCGCGGGTCGGCTATGATGTACGCACTGCGGCAGAAGGCGATGCCATGCGCCGGCAGCTTGAAGCCGGCCCGGTGGATCTGATCGTGCTGGATGTCATGATGCCGGGCGACGACGGCTTTACCCTCTGCCGGGAAATCCGGGAGCACTCCCGGGTACCGATCATCATGCTCACCGCGAGTTCCGACGAAACCGACCGGGTGGTGGGGCTTGAGCTGGGGGCCGATGACTATCTGGCCAAACCCTTCAGCGCCCGGGAGCTTCAGGCCAGGGTCAAGGCCCTGCTGCGCCGGGCGCGCTTCGCGGTGGCAGGCAACCCCAGATTTGTGCTTTTTGATCGTTGGCGCCTTGATACCCTGGCCCACGAGCTCCTGAACGACACTGGCGAGCGAACGCCGCTCTCGGGGGCCGATTTCGCTCTATTACAGCTGTTTCTTGCCCACCCCAACGAGGTGCTGGACCGGGATACCATATCGGGCGTTACCCGGGGCCGGGAGTCCATGCCCCTGGACCGGGTGGTGGATGTGGCGGTCAGCCGGCTGCGCCAGCGGCTTGGGGATCAGGGGCGGGACCCGAAACTGATCAAGACCGTGCGAGGCTCGGGCTACCTTCTGGCGGCAACGGTGACTCATGCCCCCGAGTGA
- a CDS encoding transporter substrate-binding domain-containing protein yields MHFRPRGVGLAGLLVLSSASAQTPTPQLDLYTFPAPPYQVTGPSHNALDHVAGETVETVDCAAGQIGWSTRIRLAPPNRGLHSLRRNLIDGYFAIDPSPELDAVADHSDPLALEKWYFFSRKQEPNPEPSRIGVVSGSNEEAWLLANGYPVYLSVASPEQLLALLRRGRIDTALMDERVMASLQQRAPESQAELQADFVRYAPLHLYLSANFTAKHPDFLTDFNRALPDCMAARLKLSEEETRKVQKIASALMQGLNQTLDLREAIKEGPHVANVTNVLTIDAKWRALAPGIASPMAEQILGLPGSRALGDWRVAQNGMITEILLINEAGTLAALTSLSTDYWQGDEAKFQNAMPPLYSEQIEGRVAYVSPIHYDASTGRFQITVSHPVVSWDGSEVVGVVAMGLNIESVLKKADSGQP; encoded by the coding sequence ATGCATTTCCGGCCACGGGGCGTGGGTCTGGCGGGCCTGCTTGTGCTGTCCTCTGCAAGCGCTCAGACACCCACCCCACAACTTGATCTTTACACCTTTCCGGCGCCGCCTTATCAGGTTACCGGGCCCAGCCATAACGCGCTGGACCACGTAGCCGGCGAAACCGTGGAGACCGTCGACTGCGCCGCCGGCCAGATTGGCTGGTCCACCCGTATCCGGCTTGCACCGCCCAACCGGGGCCTGCACTCGCTACGACGGAACCTGATCGACGGTTACTTTGCCATCGACCCATCGCCGGAACTGGACGCCGTGGCGGATCACAGTGATCCGCTGGCTCTGGAGAAATGGTATTTCTTCTCCCGTAAGCAGGAGCCAAACCCGGAGCCATCACGGATTGGCGTGGTGTCCGGCAGCAATGAAGAAGCCTGGCTTCTGGCCAATGGCTACCCGGTGTACCTGAGTGTCGCCTCTCCTGAACAGTTGCTGGCCCTGCTGCGACGTGGCCGCATTGATACCGCCCTGATGGACGAGCGGGTCATGGCCAGCCTGCAACAGAGGGCCCCTGAAAGCCAGGCCGAGCTGCAGGCCGACTTCGTTCGCTACGCGCCGCTCCACCTTTATCTCAGCGCAAACTTTACCGCAAAGCACCCGGACTTTCTGACTGACTTCAACCGGGCTCTGCCGGACTGCATGGCGGCCCGCCTGAAACTGTCCGAGGAGGAAACAAGGAAAGTTCAGAAAATAGCCTCGGCGCTGATGCAAGGGCTGAACCAGACCCTGGACCTGCGCGAGGCAATCAAGGAAGGCCCGCATGTGGCGAACGTCACCAATGTGCTGACCATCGATGCCAAATGGCGGGCCCTGGCCCCCGGGATCGCATCACCCATGGCCGAGCAGATTCTGGGGCTGCCCGGTTCCCGGGCTCTGGGAGACTGGCGAGTTGCGCAAAACGGCATGATCACCGAAATACTGCTGATCAATGAGGCCGGTACCCTGGCAGCTCTCACCAGCCTGTCAACCGATTACTGGCAGGGCGATGAAGCCAAGTTCCAGAACGCAATGCCGCCACTATACAGCGAACAGATCGAGGGTCGGGTGGCGTATGTATCACCCATTCACTACGACGCTTCAACGGGCCGGTTCCAGATCACCGTGAGCCATCCGGTTGTCTCCTGGGACGGCTCGGAAGTCGTGGGCGTGGTCGCCATGGGGCTGAATATCGAATCGGTGCTGAAAAAGGCCGACTCGGGCCAGCCCTGA
- the thpD gene encoding ectoine hydroxylase, protein MARHQDLFPTRLERKLSMFERLDPVVHTPEERLGEGPLSEDQVREFDERGFLFFDSFFDKAEMEKFIEELQEYEEDEDLKLSEGTILEPGKEEIRSIFGIHEISKRFDRLTRDPQLLKIVKQLLDSDVYIHQSRINYKPGFKGKGFNWHSDFETWHSEDGMPRMRCLSCSIVMTDNNEFNGPLMLIPGSHKYFIPCVGRTPEDNYKESLKMQDLGVPDGASLTRMMNENSIEAPKGPAGSLIIFECNTLHGSNANMSCWPRSNLFFVYNSVHNTLTEPFCGNKPRPEFLANRKSWDPLKPV, encoded by the coding sequence ATGGCACGTCACCAAGACCTTTTCCCAACCCGCCTTGAACGCAAACTGAGCATGTTCGAGCGGCTCGACCCGGTAGTCCATACCCCCGAAGAGAGGCTGGGAGAGGGTCCATTATCGGAAGACCAGGTCCGGGAATTTGATGAACGTGGTTTTCTGTTTTTCGACTCTTTTTTCGATAAAGCAGAGATGGAGAAATTCATCGAGGAGCTTCAGGAGTACGAGGAAGATGAAGACCTCAAGCTCTCCGAGGGCACCATTCTGGAGCCCGGAAAGGAAGAAATCCGGTCCATCTTCGGAATCCACGAAATCTCCAAACGTTTTGACCGGCTTACCCGGGACCCGCAGCTGCTGAAGATTGTCAAGCAGCTGCTCGACAGCGATGTTTATATCCATCAGTCCCGGATCAACTACAAGCCCGGGTTCAAGGGCAAGGGCTTCAACTGGCACTCGGATTTCGAGACCTGGCACAGTGAGGACGGCATGCCACGCATGCGCTGCCTGAGCTGTTCCATCGTGATGACCGACAACAACGAATTTAATGGCCCGCTGATGCTCATCCCCGGCTCCCACAAATACTTTATTCCCTGTGTTGGCCGGACACCGGAAGACAACTACAAGGAATCCCTGAAAATGCAGGATCTGGGGGTACCCGACGGGGCGAGTCTGACCAGAATGATGAATGAAAACTCGATCGAAGCGCCGAAAGGCCCTGCCGGCTCGCTGATCATTTTCGAGTGCAATACGCTGCACGGCTCCAACGCCAACATGTCCTGCTGGCCGCGAAGCAACCTGTTCTTTGTCTACAACAGCGTGCACAACACCCTGACGGAACCGTTCTGCGGCAATAAACCAAGGCCGGAATTCCTGGCCAACCGCAAGAGCTGGGATCCGCTCAAACCGGTCTGA
- a CDS encoding HAD family hydrolase codes for MARFSDHLPAPSVLIFDWHGTLVDTHDAMFSAMEDMLPQLEELGLVERLLPEDQCRTADDARLVRYIRIFRRLHPRILAERRVSRTDIFNAIFGDDKDARLIAHKAYNAAYRRYFGQVRPFQSGAYEYLSALKAMGIRLAISTNRNREFLDKELRTVDEGRWQHLFDATVCADDVTEYKPDPEVILKALEKLGLPADKRAWYVGDSYVDMLTANRAGVSGVFYNGACWDPARIDSWFSYRDAPAAILDSFEDLMDLLALLERHQPEAFRQAPAEVRPRPFPPPRRPEPRIEPDWHPAVVKLIRPAVILFDWHATLVDTLDAMYHAVDDMLPDFHRLGLMERMVAPEDSKTPEDVKLVAYVREFARLHPKVKADRKISRTDIFEVLFGENQEAKQIAHKAFNHHYRKHYGTVKAFEPKVREVLEGLRRLNIEVGVITNRDREFFEHELAAVEDTGWTPLFDVDVCGDDTPLRKPHPDQLLLAVQKLDYPPGPSVWYVGDSTTDVIAAKRAGMTSVFFNGAQWDQPWLNRIFPGTHKHPDRPDVVVNDFSEFWALVLACEIGPP; via the coding sequence ATGGCCCGATTCAGCGACCATTTGCCGGCGCCGTCGGTATTGATCTTTGACTGGCACGGTACGCTTGTCGACACTCACGATGCCATGTTCAGCGCCATGGAAGACATGCTGCCGCAGCTGGAGGAGCTGGGGCTGGTGGAGCGGCTGCTGCCGGAAGACCAGTGCCGCACGGCAGATGACGCTCGCCTGGTGCGCTATATCCGGATTTTCCGGCGCCTGCATCCGCGCATCCTGGCGGAGCGCAGGGTGTCCAGGACCGACATTTTTAACGCTATCTTTGGCGACGACAAAGACGCCAGGCTGATTGCTCACAAGGCGTACAACGCGGCCTATCGCCGGTATTTCGGCCAGGTGAGACCCTTCCAGTCCGGCGCCTACGAGTACCTGTCGGCCCTGAAAGCCATGGGGATCCGGCTGGCAATATCCACCAATCGCAACCGTGAGTTCCTGGACAAAGAACTGCGCACGGTAGACGAAGGCCGCTGGCAGCATTTGTTTGACGCCACGGTCTGCGCCGATGATGTCACCGAGTACAAACCCGATCCGGAGGTTATTCTCAAAGCCCTTGAGAAACTCGGCCTGCCGGCCGATAAGCGCGCCTGGTATGTGGGTGACAGTTACGTGGATATGCTCACCGCCAACCGGGCCGGCGTATCCGGCGTTTTCTACAATGGTGCCTGCTGGGATCCGGCCCGGATCGACAGCTGGTTCTCATACCGGGATGCGCCCGCAGCCATTCTGGACAGTTTCGAAGACCTGATGGATCTGCTGGCCCTGCTGGAACGGCACCAGCCGGAAGCCTTCCGCCAGGCGCCTGCTGAAGTCCGACCCCGGCCCTTCCCGCCGCCCCGACGGCCAGAACCTCGCATAGAACCGGACTGGCACCCGGCCGTGGTTAAACTGATCCGGCCTGCGGTGATCCTGTTCGACTGGCACGCCACCCTGGTGGATACGCTGGACGCCATGTACCACGCCGTTGATGACATGCTGCCGGATTTTCACAGGCTCGGGTTGATGGAGCGGATGGTGGCCCCCGAGGACAGCAAGACGCCGGAAGACGTCAAGCTGGTGGCCTATGTACGCGAGTTTGCGAGGCTGCACCCGAAGGTAAAAGCCGACCGGAAGATTTCCCGCACCGACATTTTCGAAGTGCTGTTCGGGGAAAACCAGGAAGCCAAGCAAATCGCCCATAAAGCGTTCAACCACCATTATCGGAAGCACTACGGCACAGTCAAGGCCTTTGAGCCCAAGGTGCGTGAGGTGCTGGAAGGCCTCAGACGGCTGAACATCGAGGTGGGGGTAATCACCAACCGGGACCGGGAGTTTTTCGAACACGAACTGGCTGCGGTGGAAGACACCGGCTGGACCCCTCTCTTTGACGTCGACGTCTGCGGAGACGACACGCCCCTCCGCAAACCCCATCCGGATCAGTTGCTGCTGGCGGTGCAGAAGCTCGATTACCCGCCGGGCCCAAGCGTCTGGTACGTCGGGGACAGCACCACGGACGTCATTGCTGCCAAGCGGGCGGGCATGACCTCGGTGTTTTTTAACGGCGCCCAGTGGGATCAGCCCTGGCTGAACCGGATCTTCCCCGGCACCCACAAACACCCGGACAGGCCGGATGTGGTGGTCAACGATTTCTCGGAATTCTGGGCCCTGGTGCTGGCCTGCGAGATCGGGCCACCCTGA
- a CDS encoding DUF2256 domain-containing protein, with product MHKKPHLPEKICPACNRPFAWRRKWAKDWENVRYCSERCRRARSSPR from the coding sequence ATGCACAAAAAACCCCATCTCCCCGAGAAAATCTGCCCGGCCTGCAACCGGCCCTTTGCCTGGCGCAGGAAATGGGCGAAGGACTGGGAAAATGTCCGCTATTGCAGCGAACGTTGCCGACGTGCCCGGAGTAGCCCGCGATGA